The following coding sequences lie in one Desulfurococcus sp. genomic window:
- a CDS encoding DUF1512 domain-containing protein — translation MNGDTLSLIVQIAWLILFVLILTGFNQKIQMKIWVADIRMKLNFIRSIVEEDRRKVRSMLMNLGLQAPEVLVDRLMEFFTIDPVAVEPVDIIKRMDHLIRTSDSTVKGLVESNLKHIGRYERSLVETSIMIVGALYMLYKVVRHYLLIGEKENNWVLIMQLQMLMPQILRYVNAYHEAFEAFSTGKPIGDGVGPLIAYRLIEMGEKVSSKVLDETSVSEIRYKDRRIFVVKAEGPGSNVGHPGAVISKLVEELNGGVDLIITVDAALKLEGEATGSLAEGVGAAIGDPGPEKIAIERAASKYGIPLRALVVKMELREAITTMRKEIFDSVEAALKYIDKLIEENTKPNSTVLVAGIGNTMGIPG, via the coding sequence ATGAACGGGGATACATTATCCTTGATAGTCCAGATAGCCTGGCTGATCCTATTCGTGCTGATTCTAACAGGATTCAACCAGAAGATACAGATGAAGATCTGGGTTGCCGACATACGGATGAAGCTTAACTTCATTAGAAGTATTGTTGAAGAAGATAGAAGGAAGGTTAGAAGCATGCTCATGAATCTAGGATTGCAGGCACCCGAGGTCCTCGTGGATCGGTTAATGGAGTTCTTCACCATCGACCCCGTGGCTGTTGAACCCGTGGATATAATTAAGAGAATGGATCACTTGATTAGAACAAGTGATTCAACTGTGAAGGGGCTCGTCGAATCTAACCTAAAGCATATAGGCAGGTATGAGAGGAGTCTTGTCGAGACATCCATTATGATAGTAGGCGCTCTCTACATGCTGTACAAGGTGGTTAGACACTACCTTCTAATAGGTGAGAAGGAGAATAACTGGGTGTTGATAATGCAGCTGCAGATGCTAATGCCTCAGATACTGAGATACGTTAACGCCTACCATGAAGCATTCGAAGCCTTCTCTACAGGCAAGCCTATTGGTGATGGTGTAGGCCCGCTCATAGCATACCGGCTCATAGAGATGGGGGAGAAAGTATCCTCGAAAGTCTTAGATGAGACATCAGTAAGCGAGATCCGGTATAAGGATAGAAGGATATTCGTGGTTAAAGCCGAGGGGCCTGGAAGCAATGTAGGCCATCCTGGCGCAGTGATCAGTAAGCTCGTAGAGGAGCTTAACGGTGGAGTAGACCTCATAATAACTGTTGATGCAGCCCTCAAGCTGGAGGGTGAAGCAACAGGTTCTCTAGCTGAGGGTGTTGGCGCAGCTATAGGGGATCCAGGCCCGGAGAAAATAGCAATTGAGAGAGCAGCATCAAAGTATGGTATCCCTCTGAGGGCCCTCGTAGTGAAAATGGAGCTTCGCGAAGCTATAACCACGATGCGCAAGGAGATATTCGACAGCGTTGAAGCAGCTTTAAAGTACATCGATAAGTTAATAGAGGAGAATACTAAGCCCAACTCCACAGTACTCGTCGCCGGTATAGGTAACACTATGGGTATACCAGGGTGA
- the pyk gene encoding pyruvate kinase yields MGRVKIIVTLGPSSIEYDVVKRMVKEGASGVRINCAHGDEKSWMEYARIARDVAAELDTVVPLILDTPGPQARSGDFTEFTVNRGDTVVFTLNRDGQGEKNIWLPMKAFYTTVSIGDTLLYGDGELSFRVVDVEDSAVRAVALNSGVAKPRKKVVVEGKEYEASFPGEVDKRVFKFAADVKASFIALSYVKKRRDVEIARDLLAMHGWTPGLIAKIETRSGFINMRDILEVADGLIVARGDLGLHFPLEEIPLIQEQIVREVVKQGKIVIVATEVLESMVNNPRPSRSDVVDLYNSVFNLVDAVLLTNETAIGRYPVEAVKWAKRIIEKAELGLSRSIVNEYRSFIPVRDLLEKYVQGLILLSESIGGVIVDFSRTGRVPTLLSKLRPQTSVYIGVSDKLLAEKLTLRYGLNVIEMSKILPAESDYERGVARLRELLVETGRLKPGDIVIETYARPHINVHEIRISQVM; encoded by the coding sequence GTGGGTAGAGTTAAAATCATAGTGACACTTGGGCCTAGCAGCATTGAGTATGATGTAGTTAAGAGAATGGTTAAGGAGGGGGCTTCAGGTGTTAGAATAAACTGTGCTCACGGTGATGAGAAATCATGGATGGAGTACGCTAGAATCGCTAGGGATGTTGCAGCCGAGCTGGATACAGTTGTCCCGTTAATACTTGACACGCCGGGCCCGCAGGCGAGAAGCGGTGACTTCACAGAGTTTACAGTAAACCGTGGTGACACAGTAGTCTTCACTCTCAACCGCGATGGGCAGGGAGAGAAGAATATATGGCTACCCATGAAGGCATTCTACACTACAGTTTCAATAGGAGACACGCTGCTATACGGTGACGGCGAGCTATCCTTCCGCGTAGTGGATGTTGAGGATAGTGCTGTTAGAGCAGTAGCATTAAACTCCGGGGTAGCGAAGCCCAGAAAGAAAGTAGTCGTAGAGGGGAAGGAGTACGAGGCATCTTTTCCAGGCGAGGTGGATAAGAGGGTATTCAAGTTTGCTGCAGATGTTAAAGCCAGCTTCATAGCTTTAAGCTACGTGAAGAAGCGTAGGGATGTAGAGATAGCTAGAGACCTCCTCGCCATGCATGGATGGACACCGGGGCTTATAGCGAAGATTGAGACTAGAAGCGGCTTCATCAACATGAGGGATATACTTGAAGTCGCTGATGGTTTAATTGTAGCGAGAGGGGATCTTGGATTACACTTCCCTCTCGAGGAGATCCCGCTGATTCAAGAGCAGATAGTTAGAGAGGTAGTGAAGCAGGGAAAGATCGTTATAGTGGCTACTGAAGTACTTGAATCCATGGTTAATAATCCAAGGCCTAGTAGAAGCGATGTAGTCGACCTCTACAACTCAGTATTCAACCTGGTAGATGCAGTTCTACTAACTAATGAAACAGCTATAGGCAGGTATCCTGTTGAAGCCGTTAAATGGGCTAAGAGGATAATAGAGAAAGCCGAGCTAGGGTTATCGAGGAGTATTGTAAACGAGTACAGAAGCTTTATCCCAGTGAGAGATCTATTGGAGAAGTATGTTCAGGGATTAATCTTGCTGAGCGAGAGTATTGGAGGAGTGATAGTAGACTTCAGTAGAACAGGGCGTGTGCCAACACTACTCTCCAAGCTTAGACCTCAAACCTCAGTGTATATCGGTGTGAGCGATAAACTACTAGCTGAGAAGCTTACACTAAGATACGGGTTGAACGTTATTGAGATGTCAAAGATTCTTCCAGCTGAAAGTGACTATGAGAGAGGGGTAGCTAGATTACGAGAGCTACTAGTAGAGACAGGCCGCTTAAAGCCTGGAGACATAGTTATTGAAACTTACGCGAGGCCGCATATCAATGTGCACGAGATAAGAATAAGCCAGGTCATGTAG
- a CDS encoding radical SAM protein, with protein MVVLQEKHGLYDPLELYSRLEPVVAPYVGGEQYRRYYRFRRDRWYGGIITGDTVGCNLRCGFCWAYYFTWGGFSKGELYSPLQAVEILTSLARRHGINRIRLSGGEPTLGFDHLIKVIELITSRGYHFILETNGVVIGSREEYARRLASFHGAGVSVRVSIKGTSPQEFVMLTRAEPRAWGFQLKAIKLLVEYGLEPGEEVYPAVMLSFTDSKGVERIKRVLRAIHPRLAESIDPEYVILYPHVVNLLKTTGLKPLVAFKPDELPSELI; from the coding sequence GTGGTAGTCTTGCAAGAGAAGCATGGATTGTATGACCCACTGGAGTTGTATTCGAGGCTTGAACCGGTAGTTGCACCTTATGTAGGCGGGGAGCAGTATAGGAGGTACTATAGATTCCGCCGTGATAGATGGTATGGCGGTATAATCACAGGGGATACAGTAGGCTGTAATCTCCGCTGTGGATTCTGCTGGGCATACTACTTTACATGGGGTGGTTTCTCCAAGGGGGAACTGTATAGTCCCCTCCAAGCCGTGGAAATTTTAACTTCGCTAGCTAGAAGGCATGGTATAAACCGTATACGGTTGAGTGGTGGTGAGCCTACACTAGGGTTTGATCACCTGATTAAAGTGATAGAGCTTATCACGAGCAGAGGATACCACTTCATTCTAGAAACTAATGGAGTAGTCATAGGCTCCCGGGAGGAGTATGCACGTAGACTAGCAAGCTTCCATGGTGCTGGAGTAAGTGTTAGAGTATCTATAAAGGGGACAAGCCCACAGGAGTTCGTAATGCTAACTAGAGCAGAGCCACGTGCATGGGGATTCCAGTTGAAGGCGATTAAACTACTAGTTGAATACGGGCTTGAACCAGGCGAGGAGGTTTACCCGGCTGTAATGCTAAGCTTCACTGATAGTAAGGGTGTTGAGAGAATAAAGCGAGTACTTAGAGCAATACATCCAAGGCTAGCTGAAAGCATTGACCCTGAGTACGTTATACTGTACCCGCATGTAGTGAACCTGCTTAAGACTACTGGGTTAAAGCCTCTTGTAGCCTTTAAGCCCGACGAGTTACCCTCAGAGCTCATATGA
- a CDS encoding DUF1805 domain-containing protein: MAKQYYARDSVRVKIIEVEGKKLVGVEVSLPNSPPLIVLAGEKGFAMCGLLNISVVEKLRVAAVRVPGVSSLEELLDGRIADATSTARSLGLTEGSRLRDVIHAL, from the coding sequence GTGGCTAAACAATACTATGCACGGGATTCCGTGAGAGTTAAAATCATTGAGGTGGAGGGTAAGAAGCTTGTAGGTGTTGAGGTATCGCTACCCAACAGTCCTCCACTAATAGTCCTGGCTGGAGAGAAAGGTTTCGCTATGTGTGGGCTCCTCAATATTAGTGTAGTTGAGAAGCTTAGAGTAGCTGCTGTTAGGGTTCCGGGTGTAAGCTCACTGGAGGAGCTACTGGATGGACGGATAGCTGATGCTACAAGCACAGCTAGATCACTCGGTTTAACTGAAGGCAGCAGGTTGAGGGATGTTATCCACGCGCTCTAG